The Pseudorasbora parva isolate DD20220531a unplaced genomic scaffold, ASM2467924v1 scaffold_31, whole genome shotgun sequence genome has a window encoding:
- the LOC137065778 gene encoding uncharacterized protein, with product MAYQGSGSLSVDKEIMETLGVNIKDLLLSLRNKAVDFEWNNDKILAWYQTEGRKLEKKAPFKKILVAIVYLLCRNDLETIAENERVIAHIKELEMQRSDELKKLRAQVEAFVYDKQTWARQGSAIESQMKKLEKKLKLDKDYTSALEDCCESAGFPVSAVVAAISSKMGNANGQNSDSDEDDVALLSSSLQGHLDLRERELSPGPAKEQKLSDERKQRSPIITRVKSGLVLRKPVKIAVLKTMTNADDEVTTISRPLTCEESTKHKEVVGMMPRKGPFQPYWDNLMLQASVYKLEIRDVWQVALLTIPDELKPKIPRELRNGEIIIKQEDEDDDDVKPTQCPKLHPTPPGGLIRGNVNKTLLHDVNLVITHVTYNISNILSAYEKHCDINDKTYTWLQSRIDDLVSDYKNRLAVQIPPVRTKRAISNNYKITGQSQFSTWLANQVATGFQHITNSNENIIKAVRSEAQALLTTSQTIFNQTRTIEHDLACRLYAQDLFTAARQEILDPRLYKTPRHVLNDLIEILDLHRWLASEKMKNIKYSELLSTLMMYTGNECTGCIGFFATFPLIHPDQVYLNSTTIRSIGVVVKDQIIKWDYLTGYMTLRGIETLFTTRSCCHETSSYVICTCNTLQPFSANDSKLVNVQSLHGHSDAVQVSHTQWCIVSEMNSFTYGGLTCPANHTFCLEVKEDFSMGQINILGRVPMDADVSPWWEDTFYEQSTQDFVNTMDLVQEMILQTEYHLNQAQVEANLAKKTAEILSSSSTRSAQYAYTWWDWMFRGCAMASVFIFLFTLCQCFYFRSLLRAMRTSTNMAIALSPLQIPALRKVQL from the exons ATGGCTTATCAGGGAAGCGGCAGTTTGAGTGTAGATAAGGAGATAATGGAAACGCTTGGAGTGAACATTAAAGATCTCCTCCTTAGCTTGCGCAACAAAGCTGTAGATTTTGAGTGGAACAATGATAAAATTCTAGCTTGGTACCAGACTGAGGGCCGTAAATTGGAAAAAAAGGCTCCTTTTAAGAAAATTCTGGTCGCGATCGTTTATCTGCTGTGTCGAAATGATTTGGAAACTATTGCAGAAAACGAACGTGTAATAGCCCATATAAAAGAGCTAGAAATGCAACGATCGGACGAGTTAAAGAAGCTAAGAGCGCAGGTCGAAGCATTTGTGTATGATAAACAAACATGGGCAAGACAGGGCAGCGCGATCGAATCACAAATGAAAAAGCTTGAAAAGAAGCTTAAATTAGATAAAGATTACACATCCGCGCTTGAGGATTGCTGCGAATCAGCAGGATTTCCTGTATCTGCGGTAGTCGCGGCGATAAGCAGTAAAATGGGTAACGCTAACGGGCAAAATAGCGATAGTGACGAAGATGATGTTGCACTTCTGTCGAGCAGTTTGCAAGGCCATCTGGACCTGAGAGAGCGTGAGCTTTCTCCAGGACCCGCGAAAGAGCAAAAACTATCCGATGAGCGAAAACAACGCAGTCCCATAATAACTCGAGTTAAATCAGGCTTGGTTCTCCGGAAACCGGTGAAAATTGCTGTGCTTAAAACAATGACGAATGCAGATGATGAAGTCACTACCATTAGCCGCCCTTTAACTTGCGAAGAATCCACGAAACACAAAGAAGTTGTGGGAATGATGCCACGAAAAGGTCCTTTCCAACCCTACTGGGACAACTTAATGCTACAGGCATCGGTGTACAAATTAGAGATCAGAGATGTTTGGCAAGTAGCCCTTCTTACCATTCCAGACGAGCTAAAACCAAAAATTCCCCGCGAATTAAGAAATGGAGAAATCATAATCAAACAGGAAGATGAAGATGACGACGACGT GAAACCCACACAGTGTCCAAAATTACATCCCACTCCTCCAGGTGGTCTGATCAGAGGAAATGTGAATAAGACTTTGCTTCATGATGTCAATCTTGTGATAACACATGTGACGTATAACATCTCTAATATTTTGTCTGCCTACGAAAAGCACTGTGATATTAATGACAAAACATACACATGGCTACAGTCACGCATCGATGATTTAGTTTCTGATTACAAAAATAGACTTGCAGTCCAAATTCCACCTGTTCGCACTAAACGAGCTATATCCAACAATTACAAAATAACAGGTCAATCTCAATTTTCAACATGGTTGGCAAATCAGGTGGCCACTGGTTTTCAACACATCACTAATAgtaatgaaaatattattaaagcGGTCAGATCTGAGGCGCAGGCGCTTCTGACGACCAGCCAGACAATTTTCAATCAGACCCGTACCATCGAGCATGACTTAGCCTGTAGGTTGTATGCACAGGATTTGTTTACTGCAGCGAGACAAGAGATTTTAGATCCTCGTCTCTATAAAACACCTAGACATGTTCTAAATGATCTTATTGAAATCTTAGATCTGCATAGATGGCTTGCATCagagaaaatgaaaaatattaaatactCTGAATTATTATCAACGTTAATGATGTATACTGGAAATGAATGTACTGGCTGTATTGGGTTCTTTGCCACTTTCCCTTTAATTCACCCAGATCAAGTTTACTTAAATTCCACTACCATACGCTCTATTGGCGTTGTAGTGAAGGATCAGATCATAAAATGGGACTATCTTACGGGGTATATGACTTTGAGGGGCATTGAAACCTTGTTTACCACTCGCAGTTGTTGTCATGAAACATCAAGTTACGTTATTTGCACCTGCAACACTTTACAGCCTTTTTCTGCCAATGACTCTAAGCTTGTTAACGTCCAGTCATTGCATGGACATTCTGATGCTGTTCAAGTGTCTCACACACAGTGGTGCATCGTCAGTGAGATGAATTCCTTCACCTACGGAGGTCTGACCTGCCCTGCTAACCACACTTTCTGTTTAGAAGTGAAAGAAGACTTTTCAATGGGTCAGATCAACATCCTGGGAAGGGTACCAATGGACGCGGATGTTTCCCCCTGGTGGGAGGACACTTTTTATGAACAAAGCACACAAGATTTTGTCAACACAATGGACTTAGTACAAGAAATGATCCTGCAGACCGAATACCATCTCAACCAAGCACAAGTGGAGGCAAATCTGGCGAAAAAGACTGCCGAGATCCTGTCCAGTTCTTCTACGCGTTCAGCACAGTATGCGTACACATGGTGGGACTGGATGTTCCGTGGATGTGCCATGGCCAGTGTGTTCATCTTTTTATTCACACTCTGTCAGTGCTTTTACTTCAGAAGTCTTCTTCGAGCAATGCGCACTTCAACCAACATGGCCATTGCACTCAGCCCATTACAGATACCAGCCCTACGGAAAGTgcagctgtaa